The following nucleotide sequence is from Corynebacterium atypicum.
CCTTGGTGTCGCGGCAGATGTCTGCAGTCGGGTCAGTTTCACCCAGAGCCACCACGATCGCTTTCAACAGCGGGGCGCGCACCGTCAAACCATGCTCTTTGAAAGAGGCTTTGAGGACCTTCGTGAATTCGTCTCGGTTCTTCCACACCCGCTGGTCGCCGAGAGTTTCGATGGCGTCGACGATCGCTCGTTGGGTCTTCTTGCCGCCCTCGATCTCTTGGGTGCGGGCGGCTTCGCTACGCTTCTTCGAGGTGGCCAGATTCTTGAACGGGGTCCGCTCCCAGACTCGCTCGACGCGCTCAGGTGTGGCGGTGAAGTTCAAACGTAGCGGGCGTTCCACCGTGACTTCATGGAAGCCGAACTCGCGGGTGTCGAAAATCTTGGAGTGCTCACCCTCGGTGAAGTCGCCGTAGATGCGCGCGATCTGGGCAATGTTGTCAGCGGTGAGGTATTTGCGTTTTTCGCCGAGCGGTTTGCGCATCCTGGCAAAGAACTTGGTGGCGTCGATCAGTTGCACCTTGTTCTTGCGGATCGATGCCTTCCGGTTGGAGAGCACCCAGATGTAGGTAAGGATGCCGGTGTTGTAGAACATCTGGTCAGGCAGGGCGACGATGGTCTCAAGCCAGTCGTTTTCAAGAATCCAGCGACGAATGTTCGACTCGCCCGACCCTGCCGCGCCGGTAAACAGGGGCGAGCCGTTGAACACGATCCCGATCCGAGTGCCCGGCGCGTTCTGCGTATCAGCCGGATCGTAAGACTTCATCTTCGAGATCATGTGCTGCAAGAACAGGAACGACCCATCAGAGATTCGGGGCAGGCCAGCGCCGAAGCGCCCCTTCCACCCCCGCTTCTCGGCCTCGTCCTTGATCGGGCCTGCGTACTTCTTCCATTCCACGCCGAAGGGTGGGTTGCACAGCATGTAGTTGAACGTCCGACCCGCTGTTCTGTCAGCGGTCAGCGAGTTGCCGAAGTAGATTCGGTCGGCGTCATCGCCCTTGATGAGAATGTCGGACTTTGCCACCGCGTAGGATTGCGGGTTGAGCTCCTGCCCGTACACTTCGATGCGCGCGTCGTCGTTGAGGACCCGGGCTCGTTCGATCGCTT
It contains:
- a CDS encoding type I restriction-modification system subunit M, producing the protein MGTEKTTNYVSFIWKIANLLRGDYKEHEYGDVILPFTVLTRLDSVLVSTKDKVAQIRDQKGVPAEVKRIQYARATGYPFWNTSRFTLHTLKNDPDNLEGNLRSYVEGFSRNARDVMKSYDFYTVIDRLDRSDLLYQIVDAFTDPAVDFLPAAVSNEDMGSIFEELIRRFNELSNETAGEHFTPREVIQLMVEVLFDPDMDAICAPGFMASLYDPGVGTGGMLSEAIERARVLNDDARIEVYGQELNPQSYAVAKSDILIKGDDADRIYFGNSLTADRTAGRTFNYMLCNPPFGVEWKKYAGPIKDEAEKRGWKGRFGAGLPRISDGSFLFLQHMISKMKSYDPADTQNAPGTRIGIVFNGSPLFTGAAGSGESNIRRWILENDWLETIVALPDQMFYNTGILTYIWVLSNRKASIRKNKVQLIDATKFFARMRKPLGEKRKYLTADNIAQIARIYGDFTEGEHSKIFDTREFGFHEVTVERPLRLNFTATPERVERVWERTPFKNLATSKKRSEAARTQEIEGGKKTQRAIVDAIETLGDQRVWKNRDEFTKVLKASFKEHGLTVRAPLLKAIVVALGETDPTADICRDTKGNPEPDPALRDTEQIPLAEDIDAYIQREVIPYAADAYVDPDKTKIGYEIPFTRYFYQYEELGDPTKTLAEIQSLGAHIQASIAKLFSEQAV